In Brassica rapa cultivar Chiifu-401-42 chromosome A06, CAAS_Brap_v3.01, whole genome shotgun sequence, a single window of DNA contains:
- the LOC103873623 gene encoding uncharacterized protein LOC103873623, whose product MIFRNRDAFRQYMAVHAINKKFRFRSRKSEPGLMVLECCGESCPLRVYAVKLKDAKHSCSIDDRGGYQRQATTTVIGELLRTKFGGACTGPRPREIKQMMNGDHHVDISYWKAWRSRDVAISKVKGTTTSSYLQLPNYLKRLVVANPGTITSLFTETIDSGGERFKYMFVAFGASIQGYEYMRKVIVVDGTHLKGKYAGCLLTASAQDGNYQIFPLAFAIVDSENDSSWEWFIQQMTTFVNGYEGLVFVSDRHPSISKGVSKVYPTAGHCICVVHLKRNIRSNFRARHLEYLVAKAARTFRMQDFYSIFNDIKRTWMQGAQSIFWKSVWSIGQEHIFLGTVTIS is encoded by the exons ATGATATTCAGGAACCGGGACGCGTTCAGACAGTACATGGCGGTTCACGCAATAAACAAGAAATTTCGTTTCAGGAGTAGGAAATCAGAACCAGGGTTGATGGTTCTTGAGTGCTGCGGAGAGAGTTGCCCTTTGAGAGTATATGCCGTTAAGCTGAAGGATGCGAAACACTCTTGTTCCATTGACGACCGAGGTGGCTATCAAAGGCAAGCAACAACAACTGTTATCGGCGAGCTCTTGAGGACCAAGTTTGGCGGAGCTTGCACCGGACCAAGACCCCGAGAAATAAAACAGATGATGAATGGTGATCATCATGTAGATATATCGTACTGGAAAGCGTGGCGTTCAAGGGACGTTGCCATTAGCAAGGTCAAGGGCACCACGACTTCATCTTACCTTCAGCTCCCAAACTATCTGAAGCGGCTAGTTGTTGCAAATCCAGGGACCATCACAAGCCTTTTTACAGAAACAATTGACAGCGGAGGCGAACGTTTCAAGTACATGTTTGTGGCATTTGGTGCTTCTATTCAGGGTTATGAGTATATGAGGAAGGTTATCGTCGTTGATGGTACACATTTGAAGGGTAAATACGCGGGTTGCTTGCTTACAGCATCTGCCCAGGATGGCAACTACCAAATATTCCCGCTAGCATTTGCAATCGTGGATAGTGAGAATGACTCGTCTTGGGAGTGGTTTATTCAGCAGATGACAACATTTGTTAATGGTTACGAGGGGTTGGTGTTTGTCTCTGATAGGCACCCATCGATATCCAAGGGGGTTAGCAag GTGTATCCAACAGCAGGGCATTGCATTTGCGTAGTGCATTTGAAGAGGAACATACGTTCAAATTTCAGAGCACGACACTTGGAGTATCTCGTTGCAAAGGCGGCGCGGACTTTCAGGATGCAAGACTTCTATAGCATTTTCAACGACATTAAAAGAACATGGATGCAAGGTGCGCAGAGTATATTCTGGAAATCGGTTTGGAGCATTGGGCAAGAGCACATTTTCCTGGGAACCGTTACAATATCATGA
- the LOC117125706 gene encoding uncharacterized protein LOC117125706, translating to MDALFPQDSLRLFHRVSLEMAFADNFLANQHGGTQPVREIIKLDDDDTEMDEGAQGNATPVEGVTGLGNEGVGPVGQGNATPGVTGLGTEVVGPVGQGDAPPILWDVGMDKPAMGEHRRAQRALGRYVATERLFRSVAT from the exons ATGGATGCTTTATTTCCACAAGACAGCTTGCGGCTCTTCCACCGAGTTTCGTTGGAGATGGCTTTCGCAGACAATTTTCTGGCTAACCAACACGGAGGCACACAACCAGTTAGAGAGATCATCAAACTTGACGACGATGATACTGAAATGGATGAAGGAGCTCAAGGAAATGCGACACCTG tTGAAGGTGTAACCGGGCTTGGTAATGAAGGCGTTGGACCTGTTGGTCAAGGAAATGCGACCCCTG GTGTAACCGGGCTTGGTACCGAAGTCGTTGGACCTGTTGGTCAAGGGGATGCGCCACCAATATTATGGGATGTTGGTATGGACAAGCCGGCAATGGGAGAACATCGAAGGGCGcaacgagcgctcggtcgctacgtagcgactgagcgtctgtttcgctcggtcgctacgtag
- the LOC117125999 gene encoding uncharacterized protein LOC117125999: protein MYSRFVYKRELNDELLLTLEEINQDGSLCTILARTMEEEWEFITHPEDIGYRVVVYETVSYDTIDQIIRQRYGLSQYTPLVISHRLPNWMLGPQGNRAPPMTISSTAVLSWLLHGRTWISELPMLITMGPKDIAEYEFHYRTNF from the exons ATGTACTCGAGGTTTGTGTATAAAAGGGAGCTCAACGATGAGCTTCTCCTCACACTTGAGGAAATAAATCAAG ATGGTTCGCTCTGTACGATTTTGGCGAGGACAATGGAAGAAGAGTGGGAGTTCATAACCCATCCAGAAGACATAGGCTATAGGGTGGTCGTCTACGAAACTGTGAGCTACGATACGATTGACCAGATAATAAGACAGCGCTACGGTCTCAGCCAGTATACACCTCTTGTCATTTCTCACCGACTTCCTAATTGGATGCTCGGCCCCCAAGGTAACCGGGCACCGCCGATGACGATCTCGAGCACAGCTGTGTTGTCTTGGCTTCTCCATGGGAGAACCTGGATAAGTGAGCTTCCTATGCTCATAACGATGGGTCCAAAAGACATTGCTGAATACGAGTTTCACTACCGTACTAATTTTTAG
- the LOC103873621 gene encoding endoglucanase 16-like yields the protein MGSPGDKARRNVVIRAILLGLISIVCVNGTIINYKEALTKSLIFLEAQRSGKLPPNNRVPWRGDSALDDGKLANVDLAGGYYDAGDNVKYGLPMAFTITTLAWSTINYEKELHAAGELENTRAAIRWGTDYLLKCASRENRLYVQVGDPNADHKCWARPENMQTPRTVLEISDKDPGTEIAAETAAALAASSIVFRHIDHMYSRQLLNKAKLLFKLAKSHKGTYDGACPFYCSNSGYNDELLWAATWLYKATRIEVYLSYLKFEAISAYVAEFSWDLKYAGAQILILEMIFEGAKGLDLYKQQADSFICSNIPESQYHQVFTTPGGLIHLRDGANTQYVTATAFLFSAYADILQKHNQKITCGSKQFDSTNLMAFAKKQIDYILGHNPKGRSYMVGFGPNPPMQAHHRGASVPVAEGNEPLSCPMSFVKWFNKNQPNANELTGAIVGGPDRQDNFQDFRWTSAYTEPCTYINSIAVGVLAKLAATA from the exons ATGGGTAGTCCTGGGGATAAAGCAAGAAGAAATGTTGTGATTAGGGCTATATTGTTGGGTCTCATAAGCATTGTATGTGTGAATGGTACTATCATTAATTACAAGGAAGCCTTAACCAAATCCCTAATCTTCTTGGAGGCTCAAAGATCAGGCAAACTTCCTCCTAACAATAGGGTTCCGTGGAGAGGTGATTCTGCTCTTGATGATGGCAAACTCGCAAAT GTAGATTTGGCGGGAGGGTACTATGACGCAGGAGACAATGTGAAATATGGTCTTCCAATGGCGTTCACGATAACAACGCTGGCTTGGTCCACCATTAACTATGAAAAAGAACTCCATGCCGCTGGAGAGCTCGAAAACACTCGTGCAGCAATCCGTTGGGGAACGGATTATTTACTCAAATGTGCTTCTCGCGAGAACCGCCTCTATGTTCAG GTTGGTGATCCAAACGCGGATCACAAGTGTTGGGCGAGGCCTGAGAACATGCAAACGCCAAGGACGGTGTTGGAGATAAGTGATAAAGATCCTGGCACAGAAATCGCGGCCGAAACTGCCGCTGCACTGGCTGCTTCCTCCATCGTTTTCCGCCACATAGACCACATGTACTCCCGCCAGCTCCTCAACAAAGCCAAATTG CTCTTCAAGCTAGCCAAGAGCCACAAGGGTACATACGATGGAGCATGCCCTTTCTACTGTTCTAACTCTGGTTACAAC GACGAGTTACTATGGGCGGCAACATGGTTATACAAAGCAACAAGGATTGAGGTGTACCTTAGCTATCTCAAATTTGAAGCCATAAGTGCTTACGTCGCTGAGTTTAGCTGGGATCTAAAATACGCCGGTGCGCAGATCCTGATTCTTGAG atGATATTCGAAGGCGCAAAAGGACTTGATCTATACAAACAACAAGCTGATAGTTTCATCTGCTCAAATATCCCGGAGAGTCAGTACCACCAAGTGTTCACTACCCCAG GTGGTCTGATTCACTTAAGGGATGGAGCGAACACTCAATATGTCACGGCGACAGCCTTCTTGTTCTCGGCCTACGCCGATATTCTCCAGAAACACAACCAAAAGATCACTTGCGGAAGCAAACAATTTGATTCAACAAATCTCATGGCCTTCGCGAAAAAAcaa ATTGACTACATATTAGGGCATAACCCAAAAGGAAGATCGTACATGGTTGGATTCGGACCAAACCCGCCAATGCAAGCCCACCACAGAGGAGCCTCGGTTCCAGTGGCTGAAGGCAACGAGCCATTAAGCTGCCCAATGAGCTTTGTGAAATGGTTCAACAAGAACCAGCCTAATGCTAACGAGTTGACAGGAGCCATCGTGGGAGGACCCGACCGTCAAGATAATTTCCAAGATTTCCGGTGGACCTCTGCTTACACGGAGCCTTGCACTTACATCAACTCTATCGCCGTGGGTGTTCTCGCTAAGCTTGCCGCCACGGCTTAG
- the LOC103873713 gene encoding uncharacterized protein LOC103873713: MCMNVLSHKIDRAVEERKFKFHPRCQSLSLTHLSFADDLMVLLEGLKESIEGALTMFDEFEVWSGLQLSLEKSMIYMAGVPEAEKRSILTNFSFAEGRLQLIKVVFMRIVNFWSAVFRIPSKCIKEVEQICSAFLWTGPELKITCAKVAWKDVSRCGVNGLDSTCLRAKVSGKKELGNGRHTSFWYDRWSDKGVLSDLLGEREIIDICVKRGATIEEAVSNTRRRRRNQTGKLISVKDDVSLLRSKSGFKQKFSPHETWMLLRETKTHCSWVLGIWFSQATPKFGFMAWLSTMDRMSTLDRVARWNHRIDTTCVLCKNAPESRDHFLFECSYSSQVWEHITKGILRSSYTNVWFETMILITDETMEKKSMFCVRYAFQAVLYVFWMERNKIKHGDKMLPLSALKRMIDKVIRNKISLMRAKGVKGMDELMQFRLCTRM, encoded by the exons ATGTGTATGAATGTTCTGTCCCACAAAATTGATAGAGCTGTGGAAGAGAGGAAGTTCAAGTTCCACCCAAGATGTCAATCACTCTCTCTCACGCATCTTTCTTTTGCGGATGATCTAATGGTCCTTTTGGAAGGGTTGAAGGAGTCTATAGAAGGAGCTCTAACTATGTTTGATGAGTTTGAGGTGTGGTCGGGACTACAATTAAGCCTAGAGAAATCTATGATTTATATGGCTGGTGTTCCAGAGGCAGAGAAGAGGAGTATATTGACAAACTTCTCGTTTGCTGAGG GACGCCTTCAATTGATCAAAGTAGTTTTTATGAGAATTGTCAACTTCTGGTCAGCTGTTTTTCGTATCCCAAGCAAATGCATAAAGGAGGTGGAACAAATTTGCTCTGCATTTCTATGGACAGGGCCCGAGCTCAAAATCACATGTGCTAAAGTAGCGTGGAAAGAT GTGAGTCGTTGTGGGGTAAATGGATTAGATTCAACCTGCTTAAGGGCAAAAGTTTCTGGGAA GAAAGAATTGGGAAATGGTAGGCATACCTCCTTCTGGTATGATAGATGGTCAGACAAAGGTGTGCTCTCTGATTTgttgggagagagagagattattgATATATGTGTTAAAAGGGGAGCTACGATTGAGGAAGCAGTCTCAAACactcggagaagaagaagaaatcaaacAGG GAAGCTAATCTCTGTTAAGGATGATGTCAGTTTATTGAGAAGTAAGTCGGGATTTAAGCAGAAATTCTCGCCTCATGAGACTTGGATGTTGCTGAGGGAGACTAAGACGCATTGTTCTTGGGTTCTTGGTATTTGGTTCTCTCAAGCTACGCCAAAGTTTGGTTTCATGGCTTGGCTGTCGACGATGGATAGAATGTCCACTTTGGATAGAGTTGCTAGGTGGAACCATCGTATTGACACAACGTGTGTCCTCTGCAAGAATGCTCCAGAATCGAGAGACCACTTTTTGTTTGAGTGTTCCTACTCCTCTCAGGTTTGGGAGCATATTACCAAAGGAATATTGCGAAGCTCCTATACAAATGTCTGGTTTGAGACTATGATTCTTATAACTGATGAGACAATGGAAAAGAAGAGTATGTTCTGTGTTAGATATGCATTTCAGGCGGTTTTGTATGTGTTTTGGATGGAACGAAACAAGATTAAACATGGAGACAAGATGTTGCCGTTGTCAGCACTGAAGAGAATGATTGATAAGGTGATTCGAAACAAGATTAGCCTGATGAGAGCAAAGGGAGTTAAAGGAATGGATGAGCTTATGCAATTTCGGTTATGTACTAGAATGTGA